From a region of the Eulemur rufifrons isolate Redbay chromosome 7, OSU_ERuf_1, whole genome shotgun sequence genome:
- the LOC138387658 gene encoding ficolin-2-like isoform X2 — MATPVLLVIPFLCTTALTADTCPEVKLLGVEGSDKLTILRGCPGLPGAPGPKGEAGAHGGRGERGPAGAPGKAGPPGPKGEEGTEWEKGLRGDKGDAGQTQSCATGPRTCRELLSQGHLLSGWHTIYLPDCRPLPVLCDMDTDGGGWTVFQRRVDGSVDFFRDWALYKQGFGSQLGEFWLGNDNIHSLTAQGTSELRVDLVDFEGTRHFAKYSSFKVESEADKYKLVLGAFVEGNAGDSLTYQNNHPFSTKDQDNDVSGENCAVLYHGAWWHASCHWSNLNGLYLGGSHGSFANGINWKTGKGYNYSYKVSEMKVRLTSSGL; from the exons ATGGCCACACCTGTCCTCCTGGTCATCCCTTTCCTGTGCACCACGGCCCTGACTGCCGACACCTGTCCAG AGGTGAAGCTGCTGGGTGTGGAGGGCTCCGACAAGCTCACCATCCTCCGGGGCTGCCCGGGACTGCCCGGAGCCCCCGGGCCCAAGGGAGAGGCGGGCGCCCACGGCGGGAGAG GAGAACGAGGTCCCGCCGGAGCCCCAGGGAAGGCAGGGCCACCCGGGCCCAAAGGTGAGGAGGGGACAGAGTGGGAG AAGGGGCTGCGAGGAGACAAAG GGGACGCTGGGCAGACTCAGTCGTGTGCCACAG GCCCGCGGACCTGTCGGGAGCTGCTCAGCCAGGGCCACCTCCTGAGCGGCTGGCACACCATCTACCTGCCCGACTGCAGGCCCCTGCCCGTGCTCTGCGACATGGACACGGACGGAGGGGGCTGGACC GTTTTCCAGAGGAGGGTGGACGGCTCCGTGGACTTCTTTCGGGACTGGGCCTTGTACAAGCAGGGCTTCGGCAGTCAGCTGGGGGAGTTCTGGCTGGGGAACGACAACATCCACAGCCTGACCGCCCAGG GAACCAGCGAGCTCCGCGTGGACCTTGTGGACTTCGAGGGCACCCGCCACTTTGCCAAGTACAGCTCGTTTAAGGTGGAGAGCGAGGCGGACAAGTACAAGCTGGTCCTGGGCGCCTTTGTCGAGGGCAACGCAG GTGATTCTCTGACATACCAGAACAACCACCCCTTCTCCACCAAAGACCAAGACAACGACGTTTCTGGTGAAAATTGCGCTGTGCTGTACCACGGAGCCTGGTGGCACGCTTCTTGTCACTGGTCAAACCTGAATGGTCTCTACCTCGGGGGGTCTCATGGGAGCTTTGCAAATGGCATCAACTGGAAGACAGGGAAAGGGTACAACTACAGCTACAAGGTGTCGGAGATGAAGGTGCGGCTCACTAGCTCGGGCCTCTGA
- the LOC138387658 gene encoding ficolin-2-like isoform X1 — protein sequence MATPVLLVIPFLCTTALTADTCPEVKLLGVEGSDKLTILRGCPGLPGAPGPKGEAGAHGGRGERGPAGAPGKAGPPGPKGDRGEKGLRGDKGDAGQTQSCATGPRTCRELLSQGHLLSGWHTIYLPDCRPLPVLCDMDTDGGGWTVFQRRVDGSVDFFRDWALYKQGFGSQLGEFWLGNDNIHSLTAQGTSELRVDLVDFEGTRHFAKYSSFKVESEADKYKLVLGAFVEGNAGDSLTYQNNHPFSTKDQDNDVSGENCAVLYHGAWWHASCHWSNLNGLYLGGSHGSFANGINWKTGKGYNYSYKVSEMKVRLTSSGL from the exons ATGGCCACACCTGTCCTCCTGGTCATCCCTTTCCTGTGCACCACGGCCCTGACTGCCGACACCTGTCCAG AGGTGAAGCTGCTGGGTGTGGAGGGCTCCGACAAGCTCACCATCCTCCGGGGCTGCCCGGGACTGCCCGGAGCCCCCGGGCCCAAGGGAGAGGCGGGCGCCCACGGCGGGAGAG GAGAACGAGGTCCCGCCGGAGCCCCAGGGAAGGCAGGGCCACCCGGGCCCAAAG GAGACCGCGGGGAGAAGGGGCTGCGAGGAGACAAAG GGGACGCTGGGCAGACTCAGTCGTGTGCCACAG GCCCGCGGACCTGTCGGGAGCTGCTCAGCCAGGGCCACCTCCTGAGCGGCTGGCACACCATCTACCTGCCCGACTGCAGGCCCCTGCCCGTGCTCTGCGACATGGACACGGACGGAGGGGGCTGGACC GTTTTCCAGAGGAGGGTGGACGGCTCCGTGGACTTCTTTCGGGACTGGGCCTTGTACAAGCAGGGCTTCGGCAGTCAGCTGGGGGAGTTCTGGCTGGGGAACGACAACATCCACAGCCTGACCGCCCAGG GAACCAGCGAGCTCCGCGTGGACCTTGTGGACTTCGAGGGCACCCGCCACTTTGCCAAGTACAGCTCGTTTAAGGTGGAGAGCGAGGCGGACAAGTACAAGCTGGTCCTGGGCGCCTTTGTCGAGGGCAACGCAG GTGATTCTCTGACATACCAGAACAACCACCCCTTCTCCACCAAAGACCAAGACAACGACGTTTCTGGTGAAAATTGCGCTGTGCTGTACCACGGAGCCTGGTGGCACGCTTCTTGTCACTGGTCAAACCTGAATGGTCTCTACCTCGGGGGGTCTCATGGGAGCTTTGCAAATGGCATCAACTGGAAGACAGGGAAAGGGTACAACTACAGCTACAAGGTGTCGGAGATGAAGGTGCGGCTCACTAGCTCGGGCCTCTGA